A single window of Prionailurus viverrinus isolate Anna chromosome F1, UM_Priviv_1.0, whole genome shotgun sequence DNA harbors:
- the LOC125155136 gene encoding myeloid cell nuclear differentiation antigen-like, which yields MAISQVILEGFHFTEHFRLQNPAVQFVRALLWYLPTQTKPTSIAVFRKKISIAGRLWRVVSENPAMQAPNQAAPRRPTLQKDPITVVVLKATDPIEYEFPGQRKKKVFLATVATSNQVFQVKVLNIKLKKEFKQKNVITMSGYIRYKNVLEINERSVVQKAPDDRRIAVPNDIWIRAKTPPKIRDLCQEDPGNLPTIVSGLFLLQKKKDNKKTTVYVIQDDTGTMEVVGSEICYGIECAEGDTVRLFCFYLKKIKEKLKLTSGKYSFMEVVKRNERKQQPRSVTFKLDIAVKNSPLNPSSGVNCIVKVENINEE from the exons ATGGCAATTTCCCAAGTTATCTTGGAAGGATTCCATTTTACAGAGCATTTCAGATTGCAGAATCCTGCAGTTCAGTTTGTGAGAGCTTTGCTGTGGTATCTTCCTACTCAAACCAAACCTACATCAATCGCTGTATTTCGGAAGAAAATCTCCATAGCTGGACGACTGTGGCGAGTCGTCAGTGAG AACCCAGCTAtgcaagccccaaatcaggcggCTCCTAGGAGGCCTACCCTTCAAAAGGACCCCATAACAGTGGTGGTACTGAAGGCAACAGATCCAATTGAGTATGAATTCCCagggcagaggaaaaaaaaagtgtttcttgcTACGGTGGCTACTTCCAATCAAGTTTTCCAAGTGAAGGTTTTAAACATCAAGCTGAAAAAGGAATTCAAACAAAAGAATGTCATTACCATGTCAGGATACATTCGATACAAAAATGTCCTGGAGATAAACGAAAGGTCGGTTGTGCAGAAAGCTCCTGATGACCGGAGGATTGCGGTCCCAAACGACATCTGGATAAGAGCAAAAACCCCTCCGAAGATCAGAGATCTTTGCCAGGAAGATCCGGGTAATCTTCCAACAATCGTGTCTGGGTTGTTTCTCCTGCAGAAG AAAAAAGATAACAAGAAGACAACAGTCTATGTAATACAAGACGATACAGGAACCATGGAGGTCGTGGGGAGTGAAATATGCTACGGCATCGAGTGCGCGGAAGGAGACACAGTTCGACTCTTCTgcttttatctgaaaaaaattaaggagaagCTAAAACTGACAAGTGGAAAGTACAGCTTCATGGAG GTCGTCAAGAGGAACGAACGCAAACAGCAACCACGCAGTGTAACTTTCAAGCTGGACATTGCAGTGAAGAACTCTCCTCTGAATCCATCGAGTGGCGTTAATTGTATTGTCAAAGTGGAGAATATCAATGAAGAATAG
- the LOC125155744 gene encoding olfactory receptor 10C1-like yields the protein MDPLNHTWTQSFILSGFSVPGTLRPLAFLGTLCLYLLTLSGNLFIVVLVQVDAGLSTPMYFFIGVLSFLELGYVSATVPTLLHTWLHGRSAISAAVCFIQLYVFHSLGMTECHLLGVMALDRYLAICRPLHYRALMTRKVRFWLAGTAWVAGFSAALVPASLTASLPFCLKEVAHYFCDLAPLMRLACVDAGWHARVHGAVIGVATGCNFVLIWGLYGGILRAVLKLPSAASRVKAFSTCSSHMIVVALFYASAFTVYVGPPGNRSEGTDKCIALVYALLTPLLNPIVYTLRNKEVREAVKRVTVRVRTILKGP from the coding sequence ATGGATCCGCTCAACCACACGTGGACCCAGAGTTTCATCCTCTCTGGTTTCAGTGTCCCCGGAACCCTGCGACCTCTTGCCTTCTTGGGGACCCTGTGCCTCTATCTCCTCACACTGTCCGGGAACCTGTTCATCGTTGTCCTGGTCCAGGTGGATGCCGGACTGTCcacgcccatgtacttcttcATCGGTGTCCTCTCCTTCCTGGAGCTCGGGTACGTCAGCGCCACGGTGCCCACGCTGCTGCACACGTGGCTCCATGGGCGCTCAGCCATCTCGGCAGCGGTGTGCTTCATCCAGCTGTACGTCTTCCACTCCCTGGGCATGACCGAGTGCCATCTGCTGGGCGTCATGGCGCTGGACCGCTACCTGGCCATCTGCCGCCCGCTCCACTACCGGGCACTCATGACCAGAAAGGTCCGGTTCTGGCTGGCAGGGACCGCTTGGGTGGCTGGCTTCTCAGCAGCACTGGTGCCAGCCAGCCTCACGGCCAGCCTGCCCTTCTGTCTGAAAGAGGTGGCCCACTACTTCTGTGACCTGGCACCGCTGATGCGGTTGGCGTGTGTGGACGCAGGCTGGCACGCTCGAGTGCACGGGGCGGTGATTGGTGTGGCCACTGGCTGCAACTTCGTGCTCATTTGGGGACTCTACGGGGGCATCCTGAGGGCCGTGCTGAAGCTGCCCTCGGCTGCCAGCCGGGTCaaggccttctccacctgctcctcccacatGATCGTGGTGGCCCTCTTTTATGCCTCCGCCTTCACGGTCTATGTGGGGCCACCTGGGAACCGCTCTGAGGGCACAGACAAGTGTATCGCCTTGGTGTATGCCCTTCTCACTCCTCTCCTCAACCCCATCGTCTATACCCTTCGCAAcaaggaagtgagggaggccGTGAAGAGGGTCACTGTCAGGGTCAGGACTATTCTGAAGGGACCCTGA